In Equus caballus isolate H_3958 breed thoroughbred chromosome 7, TB-T2T, whole genome shotgun sequence, one DNA window encodes the following:
- the LOC102149103 gene encoding zinc finger protein 709 isoform X1 produces MDSVAIEDVAVNFTPEEWALLDPSQKKLYRDVMWETFRHLASVGITWGDHDIEDQYKDQGRKVRKRMVGRLCENEEGGQCGENFSLIPNLSVNKKTFGAKPWECSACGRVFTDHSSFKMHIRCHTGHKIYNYQKYGEKPYKCKECGKTFIYLTFLRIHERTHTGEKPYECKRCSKAFTYSGSLRIHERTHTGEKPYECKKCSKAFTSSRDLQRHERTHTGEKPYECKTCSKAFISSSYLRKHERSHTGEKPYECKICSKAFSYITSLTTHERSHTGAKPYECKCGKAFASSRSLQIHGRFHTGEKPYECKKCSKAFASSTYLQRHERTHTGEKPYECKICGKAFMYTSSLSTHERSHTGAKPYECKKCGKAFTSSSYLQIHGRIHNGEKPYECKKCSKAFTSSSSLGKHKRSHRGEKTYECQENEKGFTSHADF; encoded by the exons ATG GACTCAGTGGCCATTGAGGACGTGGCTGTGAACTTCACCCCAGAGGAGTGGGCTTTACTGGATCCCTCACAGAAGAAGCtctacagagatgtgatgtgGGAAACCTTCAGACACCTGGCCTCAGTAG GAATAACATGGGGAGATCATGATATTGAAGATCAGTACAAAGACCAGGGGAGAAAAGTAAG GAAGCGTATGGTAGGGAGACTGTGTGAAAATGAAGAGGGTGGTCAGTGTGGAGAAAACTTCAGCCTTATTCCAAATCTCAGTGTGAACAAGAAAACTTTTGGAGCTAAACCATGGGAATGCAGTGCATGTGGAAGAGTCTTCACGGATCATTCATCGTTTAAGATGCACATTAGATGTCACACTGgacataaaatatataactatcaaaaatatggagagaagccatataaatgtaaagaatgtgggaaaaccttcaTTTATCTCACTTTCCTTCGAATACATGAAAGAacacacactggagagaaaccctatgaatgtaaaagatgcagtaaagcattcacttatTCCGGTTCTCTTCgaatacatgaaagaactcatactggagagaaaccctatgaatgtaagaaatgcagtaaagcattcacttcttcccgTGATCTTCAACgtcatgaaagaactcatactggagagaaaccctatgaatgtaaaacatgcagtaaagcattcattTCTTCCAGTTATCTTCGAAAACATGAAAggagtcacactggagagaaaccctatgaatgtaaaatatgtagTAAAGCGTTCAGTTATATCACTTCTCTTACAACACATGAAAGAAGTCACACAGGAGCGAAACCCTACGAATGTAAGTGTGGTAAAGCATTCGCTTCTTCCAGATCTCTTCAAATACATGGAAGatttcatactggagagaaaccctatgaatgtaaaaaatgcagtaaagcattcgcTTCTTCCACTTatcttcaaagacatgaaagaactcatactggagagaaaccctatgaatgtaaaatatgtggtAAAGCATTCATGTATACCAGTTCTCTTTCAACACATGAAAGAAGTCACACTGGAGCGAAACCCTACGAATGTAAAAAATGtggtaaagcattcacttcttccagttatcttcaaatacatggaagaattcataatggagagaaaccctatgaatgtaaaaaatgcagtaaagcatttacttcttccagttctcttggaaaacataaaagaagTCACAGAGGAGAGAAAACCTATGAATGCCAGGAAAACGAGAAAGGCTTTACTTCTCATGCAGACTTTTGA
- the LOC102149103 gene encoding zinc finger protein 791 isoform X2 has protein sequence MWETFRHLASVGITWGDHDIEDQYKDQGRKVRKRMVGRLCENEEGGQCGENFSLIPNLSVNKKTFGAKPWECSACGRVFTDHSSFKMHIRCHTGHKIYNYQKYGEKPYKCKECGKTFIYLTFLRIHERTHTGEKPYECKRCSKAFTYSGSLRIHERTHTGEKPYECKKCSKAFTSSRDLQRHERTHTGEKPYECKTCSKAFISSSYLRKHERSHTGEKPYECKICSKAFSYITSLTTHERSHTGAKPYECKCGKAFASSRSLQIHGRFHTGEKPYECKKCSKAFASSTYLQRHERTHTGEKPYECKICGKAFMYTSSLSTHERSHTGAKPYECKKCGKAFTSSSYLQIHGRIHNGEKPYECKKCSKAFTSSSSLGKHKRSHRGEKTYECQENEKGFTSHADF, from the exons atgtgGGAAACCTTCAGACACCTGGCCTCAGTAG GAATAACATGGGGAGATCATGATATTGAAGATCAGTACAAAGACCAGGGGAGAAAAGTAAG GAAGCGTATGGTAGGGAGACTGTGTGAAAATGAAGAGGGTGGTCAGTGTGGAGAAAACTTCAGCCTTATTCCAAATCTCAGTGTGAACAAGAAAACTTTTGGAGCTAAACCATGGGAATGCAGTGCATGTGGAAGAGTCTTCACGGATCATTCATCGTTTAAGATGCACATTAGATGTCACACTGgacataaaatatataactatcaaaaatatggagagaagccatataaatgtaaagaatgtgggaaaaccttcaTTTATCTCACTTTCCTTCGAATACATGAAAGAacacacactggagagaaaccctatgaatgtaaaagatgcagtaaagcattcacttatTCCGGTTCTCTTCgaatacatgaaagaactcatactggagagaaaccctatgaatgtaagaaatgcagtaaagcattcacttcttcccgTGATCTTCAACgtcatgaaagaactcatactggagagaaaccctatgaatgtaaaacatgcagtaaagcattcattTCTTCCAGTTATCTTCGAAAACATGAAAggagtcacactggagagaaaccctatgaatgtaaaatatgtagTAAAGCGTTCAGTTATATCACTTCTCTTACAACACATGAAAGAAGTCACACAGGAGCGAAACCCTACGAATGTAAGTGTGGTAAAGCATTCGCTTCTTCCAGATCTCTTCAAATACATGGAAGatttcatactggagagaaaccctatgaatgtaaaaaatgcagtaaagcattcgcTTCTTCCACTTatcttcaaagacatgaaagaactcatactggagagaaaccctatgaatgtaaaatatgtggtAAAGCATTCATGTATACCAGTTCTCTTTCAACACATGAAAGAAGTCACACTGGAGCGAAACCCTACGAATGTAAAAAATGtggtaaagcattcacttcttccagttatcttcaaatacatggaagaattcataatggagagaaaccctatgaatgtaaaaaatgcagtaaagcatttacttcttccagttctcttggaaaacataaaagaagTCACAGAGGAGAGAAAACCTATGAATGCCAGGAAAACGAGAAAGGCTTTACTTCTCATGCAGACTTTTGA
- the LOC102149103 gene encoding zinc finger protein 709 isoform X3, translating into MVGRLCENEEGGQCGENFSLIPNLSVNKKTFGAKPWECSACGRVFTDHSSFKMHIRCHTGHKIYNYQKYGEKPYKCKECGKTFIYLTFLRIHERTHTGEKPYECKRCSKAFTYSGSLRIHERTHTGEKPYECKKCSKAFTSSRDLQRHERTHTGEKPYECKTCSKAFISSSYLRKHERSHTGEKPYECKICSKAFSYITSLTTHERSHTGAKPYECKCGKAFASSRSLQIHGRFHTGEKPYECKKCSKAFASSTYLQRHERTHTGEKPYECKICGKAFMYTSSLSTHERSHTGAKPYECKKCGKAFTSSSYLQIHGRIHNGEKPYECKKCSKAFTSSSSLGKHKRSHRGEKTYECQENEKGFTSHADF; encoded by the coding sequence ATGGTAGGGAGACTGTGTGAAAATGAAGAGGGTGGTCAGTGTGGAGAAAACTTCAGCCTTATTCCAAATCTCAGTGTGAACAAGAAAACTTTTGGAGCTAAACCATGGGAATGCAGTGCATGTGGAAGAGTCTTCACGGATCATTCATCGTTTAAGATGCACATTAGATGTCACACTGgacataaaatatataactatcaaaaatatggagagaagccatataaatgtaaagaatgtgggaaaaccttcaTTTATCTCACTTTCCTTCGAATACATGAAAGAacacacactggagagaaaccctatgaatgtaaaagatgcagtaaagcattcacttatTCCGGTTCTCTTCgaatacatgaaagaactcatactggagagaaaccctatgaatgtaagaaatgcagtaaagcattcacttcttcccgTGATCTTCAACgtcatgaaagaactcatactggagagaaaccctatgaatgtaaaacatgcagtaaagcattcattTCTTCCAGTTATCTTCGAAAACATGAAAggagtcacactggagagaaaccctatgaatgtaaaatatgtagTAAAGCGTTCAGTTATATCACTTCTCTTACAACACATGAAAGAAGTCACACAGGAGCGAAACCCTACGAATGTAAGTGTGGTAAAGCATTCGCTTCTTCCAGATCTCTTCAAATACATGGAAGatttcatactggagagaaaccctatgaatgtaaaaaatgcagtaaagcattcgcTTCTTCCACTTatcttcaaagacatgaaagaactcatactggagagaaaccctatgaatgtaaaatatgtggtAAAGCATTCATGTATACCAGTTCTCTTTCAACACATGAAAGAAGTCACACTGGAGCGAAACCCTACGAATGTAAAAAATGtggtaaagcattcacttcttccagttatcttcaaatacatggaagaattcataatggagagaaaccctatgaatgtaaaaaatgcagtaaagcatttacttcttccagttctcttggaaaacataaaagaagTCACAGAGGAGAGAAAACCTATGAATGCCAGGAAAACGAGAAAGGCTTTACTTCTCATGCAGACTTTTGA